The following are encoded together in the Proteiniphilum saccharofermentans genome:
- a CDS encoding TonB-dependent receptor, with the protein MRNLFLVIFVFCSTFCVVAGDNEPAKETSPDDTLKVYYLNEVVISSSVKETNALKSLPTAISVVSPKQLQDARIESLPRLSAFIPNFFIPSYGSKVSTPIYIRGVGARLGSQTVSLYVDNVPSFNPSAFDFEFQDIQRIEVLRGAQGTLYGRNAIGGIVNMYTLSPLSFQGTKLMVSGGNYGQFSAKGSDYRKLSDRFGLSLAGYYKRDDGYFMNSYTGKKVDASENAGGRFKLEWQASPSFKAMLFGNYDYVSGGAFPYMHEDSTASSFNEPSSYDRHLFTNGLSLDYTGNGFTIHSTTGFQYLKDDMKMDQDYSPKSVFSINQKQKQRSVSQEVTVKSDTQGNYRWVVGAFGFYDNREIDTPVALKEDMMTVLQRPLDMLMENLGAPLRLVYTGDRIDLPGVYTKPSRGAALFHQSTFNNLFGVEGFSATAGIRFDYEHTGLDYFTESDGGDINMVFQTPMPIPPIFVEGDTLLEGSFRKDFWKILPKFALKYQMSPTSQVYLSASKGYKTGGYNEQVFSDVLQGALMESLIRNVKPYVPGNVQLPEIPPMAPIESQLSYDPETSWTYELGGRYEMLDRRFSLTYALFYTHVNNLQITQLAKQGTSGRTIANAGKSDSKGFELSLKYVPTDNLSLFAEYGFADARFVKYEIGEEGDDQIDYSGNHVPFAPQHTLSLGASYIHHLPYGSFIDRVIGNIQYQGVGKIYWTESNQNDAGTKELYQPFYGMTNANIAVEKGAFGLECWVENLFNTKYNSFLFEQNDVTTDEMNTFVQRGYPTRFGATLRYTFNR; encoded by the coding sequence ATGAGAAATTTGTTTTTAGTGATATTTGTTTTCTGCAGCACTTTTTGTGTGGTTGCCGGAGATAACGAACCAGCTAAGGAGACCAGCCCCGATGATACGTTAAAAGTGTATTACCTGAATGAGGTGGTTATAAGTAGTTCCGTGAAAGAGACCAATGCATTGAAGAGTCTGCCTACAGCCATATCGGTAGTATCCCCAAAACAGTTGCAGGATGCCCGGATTGAGTCGTTGCCGCGATTGAGCGCTTTTATTCCTAACTTTTTTATCCCTTCTTACGGGTCGAAAGTCTCCACACCGATCTATATCCGGGGTGTGGGTGCCCGTCTCGGGTCACAGACTGTAAGCCTTTACGTGGACAATGTCCCCAGCTTTAACCCTTCAGCATTCGATTTCGAGTTTCAGGATATCCAACGGATTGAGGTGCTTCGTGGGGCACAGGGAACCCTGTACGGACGAAATGCCATTGGCGGTATCGTAAATATGTATACTCTTTCCCCTCTATCCTTCCAGGGTACTAAACTAATGGTGAGCGGAGGGAATTATGGACAATTCTCTGCGAAAGGATCAGATTACAGGAAACTTTCCGACCGTTTTGGACTTTCTCTTGCAGGTTATTACAAACGTGACGATGGTTATTTCATGAACAGCTATACCGGAAAGAAAGTCGATGCTTCTGAAAATGCAGGAGGCAGGTTCAAACTGGAGTGGCAGGCTTCTCCCTCATTCAAAGCGATGCTTTTTGGAAATTATGACTATGTGTCCGGTGGTGCTTTTCCCTATATGCATGAGGATTCTACTGCGTCCAGTTTTAATGAGCCGTCGTCGTATGATCGCCACCTGTTTACCAACGGATTGTCGTTGGATTATACCGGGAACGGTTTCACGATCCATTCTACTACCGGTTTTCAATATCTGAAAGATGATATGAAAATGGACCAGGATTACTCTCCTAAGTCCGTGTTCTCTATCAACCAGAAACAGAAGCAGCGCTCCGTAAGCCAGGAGGTGACCGTGAAATCGGATACGCAGGGAAACTACCGCTGGGTAGTAGGCGCTTTCGGTTTTTATGACAATCGGGAGATTGATACGCCGGTCGCGCTTAAAGAAGATATGATGACGGTATTGCAGCGTCCTTTGGATATGCTTATGGAGAACCTTGGAGCACCTCTTCGTCTGGTTTATACCGGTGACCGGATCGACCTGCCCGGAGTATATACCAAGCCGTCGCGCGGGGCAGCTTTGTTTCACCAGTCCACCTTCAATAATCTTTTTGGTGTGGAGGGATTCTCTGCTACAGCCGGTATCCGGTTCGATTACGAACATACCGGTCTCGATTACTTCACAGAGAGTGACGGGGGAGATATTAATATGGTGTTTCAGACTCCTATGCCTATTCCACCCATATTTGTGGAGGGAGATACTTTATTGGAAGGTTCTTTCCGTAAAGATTTTTGGAAAATACTGCCTAAGTTTGCACTGAAATACCAGATGTCTCCTACTTCACAAGTTTATCTTTCTGCGTCGAAAGGATATAAAACAGGCGGATATAATGAACAGGTCTTCTCGGATGTATTACAGGGTGCGCTTATGGAATCATTGATTAGAAACGTTAAACCGTATGTGCCTGGCAACGTTCAACTTCCCGAAATACCTCCCATGGCACCCATAGAAAGTCAACTCTCCTACGATCCCGAAACCAGTTGGACCTACGAGTTGGGCGGCCGTTATGAGATGCTGGACAGGAGATTTTCACTGACCTATGCCCTTTTTTATACCCATGTCAATAACTTGCAGATTACCCAGTTGGCCAAACAAGGTACATCGGGACGTACTATTGCCAATGCAGGGAAATCGGACAGTAAAGGATTTGAGTTGAGTTTGAAATATGTACCGACAGATAATCTCTCTCTCTTTGCCGAGTACGGATTTGCCGATGCCCGTTTTGTAAAGTATGAGATTGGGGAAGAGGGGGATGATCAGATAGACTATTCGGGAAACCATGTGCCTTTTGCGCCTCAGCATACATTGAGTCTGGGAGCCAGCTATATACACCATCTACCTTACGGTTCATTTATCGACCGGGTGATTGGAAATATACAATACCAGGGAGTTGGTAAGATTTACTGGACAGAATCAAATCAAAATGATGCTGGCACGAAAGAACTATATCAACCCTTTTATGGGATGACCAATGCCAATATTGCTGTAGAGAAAGGAGCTTTTGGGCTGGAATGTTGGGTAGAGAATCTTTTCAATACAAAATATAACTCATTCCTGTTCGAGCAAAATGATGTGACGACCGATGAAATGAATACCTTTGTACAGCGTGGATATCCCACCCGCTTCGGTGCCACATTGCGCTATACTTTTAACAGGTAA
- a CDS encoding radical SAM-associated putative lipoprotein — protein sequence MKKFVLRTYGKIIAWILTALGLYTSCDIIEPRVEYGSPSADFVVKGNVSDIQNLQPIEDMAVIRKSRTAPHWNDTVRTDANGNYELEFTEVAFGPEDIWVYTSDIDKGEYQSDTIRINASELRQIGKRRKNWYNGKFEGKADFKLKKESGPHVMYGTLPAEYKEMKKDVE from the coding sequence ATGAAGAAATTTGTCTTAAGAACCTATGGGAAAATTATCGCTTGGATCTTGACTGCATTAGGGCTATACACCTCCTGCGATATAATAGAGCCTCGTGTGGAGTACGGTAGTCCCTCCGCAGATTTCGTAGTCAAGGGAAATGTCAGTGATATTCAGAACCTGCAACCTATTGAGGATATGGCAGTCATCCGCAAATCCCGGACAGCACCTCACTGGAATGACACCGTAAGAACCGATGCCAATGGAAATTACGAACTGGAATTCACGGAAGTTGCTTTCGGCCCGGAAGATATATGGGTTTATACCTCGGATATCGACAAAGGAGAATACCAGTCCGATACTATACGGATAAATGCATCTGAGCTGAGACAAATTGGCAAAAGAAGAAAAAACTGGTATAACGGTAAATTCGAAGGAAAAGCTGATTTTAAACTTAAAAAAGAATCTGGCCCGCATGTTATGTACGGCACACTTCCTGCCGAATACAAAGAGATGAAAAAAGACGTAGAGTAA
- a CDS encoding TIGR04133 family radical SAM/SPASM protein, whose amino-acid sequence MDTKKKLILSLYRQHKATQSKLHKLTYLFWECTLRCNFNCMHCGSDCTRQAAVPDMPKEDFLRVLADIRPHVNPHKTMIVLTGGEPLVRKDLAECGQAMYDMGYPWGFVTNGWGLEEKRLQSLLNAGLRSVTVSLDGYTEESHDWFRGKQGSWLRAINAISRVVSTPDLVYDVVTCVNKKNIADLPKLRDLLISLGVTHWRLFTVFPKGRAKDNPLLKLSTVEFRQMMDFIRDTRREGKINASYGCEGYLEDYEMEVRDTPFHCQAGINIASVLANGDISACPSLRGDYVQGNIYQDDFWTVWNSRYQIMRDRSWTKTGKCASCKSYKYCQGNGLHLRDEKTGELLHCHLEMMGKETQAEPKFENVLTAAFRFLT is encoded by the coding sequence ATGGATACTAAAAAGAAGCTCATTCTTTCTCTTTACCGGCAACATAAGGCTACACAGAGCAAACTGCACAAACTAACCTATCTTTTCTGGGAGTGCACCTTACGGTGTAACTTCAACTGCATGCATTGCGGAAGCGATTGTACGAGACAGGCGGCTGTTCCCGATATGCCAAAAGAGGATTTTCTGAGAGTACTTGCGGATATCCGCCCACATGTGAACCCACACAAGACCATGATTGTACTCACCGGCGGAGAACCGTTGGTACGAAAGGACCTGGCGGAGTGTGGCCAGGCAATGTACGACATGGGCTATCCATGGGGATTCGTAACCAACGGCTGGGGACTGGAGGAAAAAAGATTACAATCTCTTCTCAATGCAGGATTACGCTCTGTGACAGTGAGTCTGGATGGTTACACAGAAGAATCCCATGACTGGTTCAGAGGAAAACAAGGCTCCTGGTTACGGGCTATCAATGCCATTTCCAGAGTCGTATCGACACCCGATCTGGTGTATGATGTAGTCACTTGTGTCAATAAAAAAAATATTGCGGATTTGCCGAAACTACGTGATTTACTCATTTCTTTAGGCGTTACACACTGGCGGCTCTTCACCGTCTTCCCGAAAGGAAGGGCTAAGGACAACCCGCTTTTAAAACTCTCCACAGTGGAATTCCGGCAGATGATGGATTTCATTCGTGATACCCGACGGGAAGGGAAAATCAATGCCTCTTACGGTTGCGAAGGATATCTGGAGGACTATGAAATGGAGGTACGCGACACCCCTTTCCATTGTCAGGCAGGGATCAATATTGCGTCAGTGCTTGCCAACGGCGATATCAGCGCCTGTCCGAGCCTTAGGGGTGATTACGTGCAAGGCAATATCTATCAGGATGATTTCTGGACGGTCTGGAACAGCCGTTACCAGATTATGCGGGACCGTTCATGGACAAAAACCGGGAAATGTGCATCCTGTAAGTCTTATAAATATTGTCAAGGGAATGGTCTCCACCTACGTGACGAGAAGACGGGCGAACTATTGCATTGCCATCTCGAAATGATGGGAAAAGAGACACAAGCCGAACCAAAATTCGAAAATGTATTAACTGCAGCATTCCGCTTTTTAACGTAA
- a CDS encoding nicotinamidase: MKRALLIVDVQNDFCPGGTLAVKDGDKVVPVINGIMDKFDLVISSQDWHPEETVHFRKWPVHCVAGTQGAEFHPGLEADKIDLELLKGTDNKDDGYSAFEATNASLTDFLQENNIQHLYVCGLATDYCVKASAIDAVTQGFHTYVITDAIAAVNVQPGDDEKSLQEMYQKGCVLMESTEIQ; encoded by the coding sequence ATGAAACGAGCATTATTAATTGTTGACGTTCAGAACGATTTCTGTCCTGGAGGTACCTTGGCAGTAAAAGATGGTGATAAAGTGGTTCCGGTGATCAACGGAATTATGGACAAGTTCGATCTGGTGATCTCGTCGCAGGACTGGCATCCGGAGGAAACGGTGCATTTCAGGAAATGGCCGGTACATTGTGTCGCCGGAACACAAGGTGCAGAATTCCATCCCGGCCTGGAGGCTGATAAAATAGATTTGGAACTGTTAAAAGGCACGGATAACAAAGATGATGGCTATTCCGCTTTTGAAGCAACCAATGCATCGCTTACCGATTTCCTCCAGGAAAACAACATTCAACACCTTTACGTATGCGGTCTCGCCACTGATTATTGTGTCAAGGCCTCTGCCATTGATGCGGTAACGCAGGGTTTTCATACCTATGTGATCACTGATGCCATAGCGGCAGTCAACGTACAACCCGGTGACGATGAAAAATCCTTACAGGAAATGTACCAGAAAGGTTGCGTACTGATGGAATCGACAGAAATTCAATGA
- a CDS encoding HipA family kinase has translation MSLRTVKVVRYILPLREGGSLPALAEADDGFKYVLKFRGAGHGTKMLVSELLGGKIASVLGLQIPELVFATLDDDFGRSEGDEEIQDLLKGSEGLNLGLHYLSGAIAYDPTVKIDPFLASKIVWLDAFITNIDRTFNNTNLLWWHRELWVIDNGASFYFHHSWNDFERHALNPFPHIKDHVLLSQASMLDEADQFAHEVLSDDLLEEITKLIPGEWLVWNHTQETPEEIRGVYLNLLKTRLHHSQNFLNTAKDARG, from the coding sequence ATATCATTACGCACCGTAAAAGTTGTCCGTTACATCCTGCCTTTACGTGAAGGCGGATCACTTCCGGCATTAGCAGAAGCCGACGACGGATTCAAATATGTACTGAAATTCCGTGGCGCGGGGCATGGCACTAAAATGCTGGTCTCGGAATTGCTGGGCGGAAAAATTGCCTCTGTCTTGGGCTTGCAAATTCCCGAATTGGTTTTTGCCACACTCGATGATGATTTCGGACGAAGTGAAGGCGATGAGGAAATACAGGATTTGCTGAAAGGAAGTGAAGGACTCAACCTGGGGTTACATTATCTCTCGGGAGCCATTGCCTACGACCCAACCGTGAAAATCGACCCTTTCCTGGCATCAAAGATTGTCTGGCTCGATGCTTTTATAACCAATATCGACCGCACATTTAACAATACGAACCTGCTGTGGTGGCATCGCGAGTTATGGGTGATCGACAACGGCGCATCGTTTTACTTCCATCACTCATGGAACGACTTCGAGAGGCATGCCCTCAACCCGTTCCCCCATATCAAGGATCATGTATTGCTATCCCAGGCATCAATGCTCGACGAAGCAGACCAATTTGCACATGAGGTTCTTTCAGACGACTTACTGGAAGAAATCACGAAACTTATTCCTGGCGAGTGGCTGGTATGGAACCACACGCAAGAGACACCCGAAGAGATCAGAGGAGTTTATCTGAATCTTTTGAAAACACGATTACACCATTCTCAAAACTTTCTAAACACTGCCAAAGATGCAAGGGGATAA
- a CDS encoding DUF3037 domain-containing protein has product MQGDKLYHYAVIRLVPRIEREEFFNVGLILFCKRERYIRFEYHLCPDKFRLMHSEADYDDVIENLETHKQIAEGNPQCGPIAQLDIPERFRWLTAVRSSIIQSSRPHPGKTGDLDKTFERLFEELVK; this is encoded by the coding sequence ATGCAAGGGGATAAACTGTATCATTATGCTGTTATTCGACTGGTACCGAGGATTGAGCGGGAAGAGTTCTTCAATGTGGGACTTATCCTTTTCTGCAAGCGTGAAAGATATATACGGTTTGAGTATCATCTCTGCCCTGACAAATTCAGGCTGATGCACTCGGAAGCGGATTATGATGATGTGATAGAAAACCTTGAAACACATAAACAGATTGCGGAAGGCAATCCCCAATGCGGCCCCATAGCGCAATTAGACATCCCCGAACGTTTCCGCTGGCTGACGGCCGTCCGCAGTTCCATTATCCAGTCGTCACGTCCCCATCCCGGGAAAACCGGCGATCTGGATAAAACCTTTGAGCGTTTATTTGAAGAGTTGGTAAAGTGA
- a CDS encoding DMT family protein, producing MNYLLTIGLLICSNVFMTFAWYGHLKLAENAWFSKLPLIGVIVFSWLVAFFEYCFQVPANRIGFEGNGGSFSLLQLKVIQEVITLVVFVIFSFLAFGTQLKWNHFLGFVFLVLAVYFIFKG from the coding sequence ATGAATTATCTTCTCACTATCGGACTTTTGATCTGTTCAAATGTCTTTATGACTTTTGCATGGTACGGACATTTAAAATTGGCAGAAAATGCATGGTTCAGTAAATTGCCGCTTATCGGGGTGATCGTCTTCAGTTGGCTGGTTGCCTTTTTCGAATACTGCTTTCAGGTTCCGGCAAACCGTATTGGGTTTGAAGGAAACGGAGGCAGTTTCTCTCTCCTGCAACTGAAAGTCATACAGGAAGTAATTACTTTGGTCGTCTTCGTCATTTTTTCATTCCTCGCTTTCGGTACCCAATTGAAATGGAACCACTTTCTTGGATTTGTCTTTCTGGTACTCGCAGTCTATTTTATTTTTAAGGGGTAA
- a CDS encoding dipeptide epimerase, translating to MKEDRRHFLKISAMAAASLAATSILPACSSKRNRQPNSTMKLSWTPYDLQLNHTFTISGFSRTTTPVVLIKIEYDGLEGYGEASLPPYLGETQASVIEFLRKVDLSGFTGPDHIEGIMAYVDSIAGKNTAAKAAVDIALHDLVGKIAGMPWYKIRKLDKYNVPDTTFTIGIDSDEVVREKTREALGRFNILKVKVGGPDDKRMIEAIRSETDLPLAVDANQGWKDRQQALDMIFWLKEKGVVMVEQPMPKQDLDNIARLTEESPLPIFADESIQRLADVERMKGVFSGINIKLMKCTGMHEAWKMRGLASSLGMKVMIGCMTETSCAISAAAQLYSGMDFADLDGALLIGNDCFDGAKLENGKIIPNDRPGIGVKPIKELIFGR from the coding sequence ATGAAAGAGGATCGTCGTCACTTTCTAAAGATATCAGCCATGGCTGCCGCATCTCTGGCTGCAACGTCAATACTGCCCGCTTGCTCTTCCAAAAGAAACAGACAACCAAACAGCACAATGAAACTATCCTGGACTCCTTATGACCTGCAGTTGAACCATACATTTACCATCTCCGGGTTTTCACGTACGACCACACCTGTGGTACTGATTAAAATAGAATATGACGGACTGGAAGGTTACGGCGAAGCATCCCTGCCTCCTTATCTTGGAGAAACACAGGCTTCGGTGATCGAATTCCTCAGGAAAGTGGATCTGTCAGGCTTTACGGGGCCTGATCATATTGAAGGGATAATGGCTTATGTTGACAGCATTGCCGGGAAAAACACGGCGGCAAAGGCGGCTGTCGATATTGCCCTGCATGATCTGGTGGGGAAGATCGCAGGTATGCCGTGGTACAAGATACGGAAATTGGACAAATACAATGTGCCGGATACTACCTTTACCATCGGTATCGACAGCGATGAAGTGGTGCGCGAAAAGACACGCGAAGCGCTTGGACGATTCAACATCCTGAAGGTAAAGGTAGGTGGCCCTGACGATAAGAGAATGATCGAAGCCATACGTTCAGAAACCGATCTGCCGTTGGCCGTGGATGCCAATCAGGGGTGGAAAGACCGCCAACAGGCACTTGATATGATCTTCTGGCTGAAGGAGAAAGGGGTAGTGATGGTAGAGCAACCTATGCCGAAACAGGATCTGGATAATATTGCCCGCCTCACCGAAGAAAGCCCTCTTCCAATTTTTGCCGATGAGTCGATACAACGTCTTGCTGATGTGGAGCGCATGAAAGGAGTCTTTTCCGGGATTAATATCAAGCTGATGAAGTGTACCGGTATGCATGAAGCGTGGAAAATGCGGGGGTTGGCTTCCTCGTTGGGAATGAAGGTAATGATAGGGTGTATGACCGAAACCTCTTGTGCGATATCGGCCGCGGCCCAGCTTTATTCAGGAATGGATTTTGCCGACCTTGATGGTGCACTCCTGATAGGGAATGATTGTTTCGATGGTGCAAAACTTGAAAATGGAAAGATTATACCTAACGACCGGCCCGGTATCGGGGTAAAACCGATAAAAGAGTTGATCTTTGGAAGATAA
- a CDS encoding NlpC/P60 family protein, which translates to MSQNSDMDSVIKLLKEKYAPDSRVGVFNVEAVEQGGQLILKGETSSRLAYDDLILQAKAISGIVRDSIRLLPGRELGDTVWGVIYNSAGTLRAEPRYGSELVSQGLLGMPVMILEKRGGWWRIQTPDKYIGWMNGSVKAMTKPELQQYLQKPKIIVTSVFAHSLEKPERDSLPVSDLVTGNMLVMKGANGEFYHVEYPDGREGYVSKSDGVETTEWLKGIKLTGESIVNTAYRFMGIPYLWGGTSSRGLDCSGFTKTVYFMHGVILARDASQQVHSGKLTDDQGDFSNALPGDLLFFGSKATDDNPEEKVVHVGIYIGNNRFIHASDYIHVSSLDPADPLYDGYNRNRYLRTKRIVGMVGTPGIETIFENEFYKQ; encoded by the coding sequence ATGTCTCAGAATAGTGATATGGACTCTGTGATTAAGTTGTTAAAGGAGAAATATGCGCCTGATAGCCGTGTCGGGGTATTCAATGTGGAGGCTGTGGAGCAAGGGGGCCAGCTTATCCTTAAAGGTGAAACGAGCAGTAGGTTGGCTTATGATGATCTGATTTTACAGGCGAAAGCAATATCAGGAATTGTGAGAGACAGTATTCGCCTGCTGCCTGGCCGGGAGTTGGGCGATACAGTATGGGGCGTGATTTATAATTCGGCAGGGACTCTTCGTGCTGAACCCCGTTACGGTTCTGAATTGGTATCCCAGGGATTGTTGGGAATGCCGGTAATGATACTGGAGAAACGCGGTGGATGGTGGCGTATACAGACTCCGGATAAATATATTGGTTGGATGAACGGATCGGTAAAAGCGATGACAAAGCCGGAGTTACAGCAATACCTGCAAAAACCAAAGATTATTGTTACATCTGTTTTTGCCCATTCACTGGAGAAGCCGGAAAGAGATTCCTTGCCTGTTTCCGATCTGGTCACGGGCAATATGTTAGTAATGAAAGGCGCTAATGGAGAATTCTATCATGTGGAATATCCCGACGGTCGTGAAGGATATGTCAGTAAATCGGATGGTGTCGAAACTACAGAATGGTTGAAGGGTATTAAGTTGACCGGTGAAAGTATTGTAAATACCGCATACCGGTTTATGGGAATACCTTACCTTTGGGGAGGCACTTCTTCCAGGGGGTTGGATTGCAGTGGGTTTACCAAAACCGTCTATTTTATGCACGGTGTCATTTTGGCCCGTGATGCTTCCCAGCAGGTTCATAGCGGTAAACTGACAGACGATCAGGGTGATTTCAGTAATGCCTTGCCGGGAGACCTGCTCTTTTTCGGTTCAAAAGCGACTGATGACAATCCGGAAGAAAAGGTGGTACATGTAGGTATATACATCGGGAATAACCGTTTTATCCACGCTTCCGATTATATCCATGTCAGTAGTCTTGATCCGGCTGATCCGTTGTATGATGGGTATAACAGGAACCGTTACCTTCGAACCAAACGTATTGTCGGCATGGTAGGTACACCAGGAATCGAGACTATCTTCGAAAATGAATTTTATAAGCAATGA
- a CDS encoding protein-L-isoaspartate(D-aspartate) O-methyltransferase — MRRGKQHPITVFIIALFCIGLITCASNSTRNQQKKSDIHMTDLPRRHDEAKKLAKELKKKGISDKRVLTAIGNIPRHSFIDAQLSAYAYEDRPLPIESGQTISQPFTVAWQTQLLQLKPGEKVLEIGTGSGYQAAVLCEMEAEVYSIERYYNLYESAKETLNKLGYYPNLFFGDGFEGLPEHAPFDKILITAAPEKIPEKLLQQLRIGGWMVAPVGGRAGQKMTVIRRISENEFKESEHGDFIFVPMQEGTVK; from the coding sequence ATGAGAAGAGGAAAGCAGCATCCCATTACGGTGTTCATTATTGCCCTTTTCTGTATAGGGCTGATCACCTGCGCATCGAACAGTACTAGAAACCAGCAAAAGAAATCAGATATCCACATGACAGATCTTCCCCGGCGACACGACGAAGCAAAAAAACTAGCCAAAGAATTAAAGAAAAAAGGCATTTCCGACAAGCGTGTTTTAACGGCTATCGGCAATATCCCGAGACATTCCTTTATCGACGCGCAACTCTCCGCATACGCTTATGAGGATCGCCCACTACCGATCGAAAGCGGACAAACCATCTCTCAACCTTTCACAGTAGCCTGGCAGACCCAGCTATTGCAATTGAAACCGGGTGAAAAAGTACTGGAGATAGGAACCGGCAGCGGATACCAAGCGGCGGTACTATGCGAAATGGAGGCAGAGGTTTACAGCATAGAGAGGTACTACAACCTGTATGAAAGCGCCAAAGAGACCCTGAACAAATTGGGATATTATCCGAATCTCTTTTTTGGTGATGGCTTCGAAGGACTGCCCGAACATGCTCCTTTCGACAAGATACTGATCACCGCTGCACCGGAGAAGATCCCTGAAAAGCTATTACAGCAACTACGCATAGGTGGATGGATGGTTGCACCTGTGGGAGGAAGGGCAGGACAAAAAATGACCGTTATCCGGAGGATAAGTGAGAATGAATTCAAGGAATCGGAGCACGGGGATTTTATCTTTGTTCCCATGCAGGAAGGAACAGTAAAATAG
- a CDS encoding LVIVD repeat-containing protein, translating into MKKLTFFLLMTGLFALPGCRDYVDEYVTYTVNEPVFMSASEFRSTVDVEGPKPIEKQGKIVFYDEYLYISQPEKGIHIIDNRNPSDPRNIAFIELLGNADMHVRNNMLYADSYVDLVWFDINDPAKPVFKGRKEEVFPEALPLTENGFGIDYDKFADRGNKVVVGWKTVEKKELVRNYKPRWWSWGGVTEDLVYNDAASYSGGGVGVVGSMSRFAIYQDNLYTVMNNMLGIFDLSGETPVKTGEDIYVGFSVETIFSYKNCMFMGTPTGMIIYSLEDPLKPERQSMITHVFGCDPVVVENDIAYVTVRSGTFCGQDANELIVVDVSDVKKPQHIVTYNMKNPKGLGIDNGTLFVCDDGLRVFNAENPSAIMYKDNILAHFKDIDGFDVIPFNNVLMMIAEDGIYQYDYTDVKSIRRLSRLPIGK; encoded by the coding sequence ATGAAAAAACTGACTTTTTTTCTATTAATGACCGGTCTTTTTGCTTTGCCGGGGTGTAGGGATTATGTAGATGAATATGTAACCTACACAGTGAATGAGCCTGTGTTTATGTCGGCTTCTGAATTCAGGAGCACGGTCGATGTGGAAGGGCCTAAGCCTATTGAAAAACAGGGGAAAATTGTTTTTTATGACGAATACCTCTATATTTCCCAACCGGAGAAAGGAATCCATATCATCGACAATCGCAATCCGTCGGATCCGCGCAATATTGCTTTTATCGAATTATTGGGAAATGCAGATATGCATGTGCGTAATAATATGCTGTATGCCGATTCATATGTCGATTTGGTTTGGTTCGATATCAATGATCCGGCTAAACCGGTGTTCAAAGGGCGGAAAGAAGAGGTTTTTCCAGAGGCGTTACCATTAACGGAAAATGGATTCGGTATCGATTATGATAAATTTGCGGATCGGGGCAACAAGGTCGTTGTGGGATGGAAAACCGTGGAGAAAAAAGAGCTGGTTCGTAATTACAAACCCCGTTGGTGGAGCTGGGGCGGTGTGACTGAAGATCTGGTGTATAACGATGCCGCTTCGTATAGTGGAGGTGGTGTAGGGGTAGTCGGCTCCATGTCGCGCTTCGCTATTTATCAGGACAATCTTTATACTGTAATGAACAATATGCTCGGGATCTTCGATTTATCAGGAGAGACACCCGTAAAAACCGGTGAAGATATATATGTGGGCTTCAGTGTGGAAACCATTTTCAGCTACAAGAACTGTATGTTCATGGGAACCCCCACGGGGATGATCATTTATTCGCTGGAAGATCCGTTAAAACCCGAGCGTCAGTCCATGATTACCCATGTGTTCGGTTGTGATCCGGTGGTGGTGGAAAACGACATCGCCTATGTAACCGTTCGTTCCGGTACCTTTTGCGGTCAAGACGCCAATGAGCTGATCGTTGTGGATGTGAGCGATGTAAAGAAACCCCAACACATCGTCACCTACAACATGAAAAACCCGAAAGGGCTGGGGATCGATAATGGTACACTTTTCGTCTGTGATGATGGTCTGCGGGTATTCAACGCTGAAAATCCGAGCGCCATTATGTATAAGGACAATATACTTGCGCATTTCAAAGATATTGACGGGTTTGATGTGATCCCCTTCAATAATGTGCTGATGATGATTGCAGAAGACGGGATATACCAGTACGACTATACCGATGTGAAAAGTATAAGGCGGTTGAGCCGTTTACCGATCGGTAAATGA